A part of Lactobacillus sp. ESL0700 genomic DNA contains:
- a CDS encoding ABC transporter permease: MRRLAQIRLQHNLRQSLKYLMLVFNDFFILALIFLFGALMYWYAQSMKTIPQGLWFYRPLVAVLLWLPLLTGNLVTLLQHADLQFLLPQDEQMNLYLSPLVKYSMVLPTLLIALLAGILFPFATIKAGLAPVSYWEFAIVVWLGKILQLKITQQNLYFGRKISLVLVNLALLIVLCLAIMQPVLIRLLLVLLVAGVIAMHFFLERKTLFDWRYAVALEEKRKNRVYTAFSMFTDVKEKQVTIKRRKYLDFLLPRSLKSENPNRFLYRRSLLRNPENLNLLVRMTAFAILISWLVQNWAWALGLSCLVIFLTAYQLLPMADEFDNNIMYRVAPILRQNRGHDLIVALRLPMLLQWLLISASWLLLLPFNLQLLEAIALLICFSGLIVQLYLPYKIKKRKI; encoded by the coding sequence ATGCGTAGATTGGCTCAAATTCGACTTCAGCATAATTTACGGCAGTCGCTCAAATATTTAATGTTAGTTTTCAATGACTTTTTTATCTTAGCGTTAATTTTTCTCTTTGGTGCCTTGATGTATTGGTATGCACAAAGCATGAAGACAATTCCGCAAGGATTATGGTTTTACCGGCCACTAGTTGCGGTTTTATTATGGCTGCCGTTATTAACCGGCAACCTAGTTACACTCCTGCAGCATGCAGATTTACAATTCTTATTGCCGCAAGATGAGCAGATGAACTTGTATTTAAGTCCTTTAGTCAAGTACAGTATGGTACTGCCAACATTATTAATTGCGTTGCTGGCAGGCATTTTATTTCCGTTTGCAACAATTAAGGCGGGCCTAGCGCCAGTAAGTTATTGGGAATTTGCAATTGTTGTGTGGCTTGGTAAGATTTTACAATTAAAAATCACCCAGCAAAATCTTTATTTTGGCCGGAAAATTTCATTAGTTCTAGTTAACTTGGCATTATTAATTGTTCTGTGCTTAGCAATAATGCAACCTGTGTTAATTAGGCTATTGCTGGTTTTATTAGTGGCTGGCGTTATTGCAATGCATTTTTTCTTGGAACGGAAAACATTATTTGATTGGCGTTATGCTGTAGCTCTAGAAGAAAAACGCAAAAATCGGGTCTATACAGCCTTTAGCATGTTTACTGATGTCAAAGAAAAGCAGGTTACTATCAAGCGGCGCAAGTACCTGGACTTTTTGTTGCCGCGGTCACTTAAAAGCGAAAATCCTAACCGCTTTTTATATCGGCGGTCGCTATTGCGCAATCCGGAAAATTTAAATTTATTGGTGCGAATGACCGCTTTTGCAATTCTTATCTCATGGCTTGTCCAAAATTGGGCGTGGGCGCTTGGATTATCATGCCTAGTAATCTTTTTAACGGCTTATCAATTGTTACCCATGGCTGACGAGTTTGATAATAATATTATGTATCGCGTGGCACCAATTCTGCGCCAAAATCGAGGCCACGACTTAATTGTTGCCTTAAGGTTGCCAATGTTATTACAATGGTTGTTGATTAGCGCGTCATGGCTGCTATTATTGCCATTTAACTTACAGTTGCTGGAGGCAATTGCTTTACTAATTTGCTTTAGTGGTTTGATTGTGCAGCTGTATCTACCATATAAGATTAAGAAGAGGAAGATTTAA
- a CDS encoding ABC transporter ATP-binding protein, whose amino-acid sequence MVLKIEHLTGGYTGVPVIKDINLEIKPGEALGLIGLNGAGKSTTIKHLLGLLRPQKGTISLNGVELTKQPTQFKQEVAYIPETPVLYPELTLAEHLELTMLSYQLIPQTAWERAEELLKLFRLDDKLDWLPIHFSKGMKQKVMIVTAFLADTSLLVIDEPFTGLDPLAVANLIDLIKEAIADDKMVLMTTHVLADAEQAISNYAVLNNGTIEVIGSLDKIRAHYGLKPSDAFDKLYQVLNQEQHHA is encoded by the coding sequence ATGGTTCTGAAAATTGAGCACTTAACTGGCGGCTACACGGGCGTGCCAGTAATTAAAGATATTAACTTGGAGATTAAGCCGGGCGAGGCTTTGGGATTAATCGGGCTAAATGGTGCGGGAAAGTCCACAACAATCAAGCATTTGTTGGGTTTATTAAGACCGCAAAAGGGGACAATCAGTCTTAATGGTGTGGAACTAACTAAGCAGCCGACACAGTTTAAGCAAGAGGTTGCGTATATTCCAGAGACGCCAGTTTTATATCCAGAATTAACTTTGGCGGAGCATTTGGAATTGACGATGCTCTCCTACCAGCTGATTCCGCAAACGGCTTGGGAGCGAGCAGAGGAATTATTAAAATTATTCCGCTTAGATGACAAGCTGGATTGGTTGCCGATTCACTTTTCAAAAGGAATGAAACAAAAAGTAATGATTGTGACGGCCTTTTTAGCTGATACCAGCTTATTGGTGATTGATGAGCCGTTCACTGGGCTTGACCCGTTAGCCGTTGCCAATTTGATCGACTTAATTAAAGAGGCAATTGCTGACGACAAGATGGTCTTGATGACGACCCACGTTTTGGCAGACGCAGAACAGGCAATCTCCAACTATGCGGTTTTAAATAACGGCACAATTGAGGTTATCGGCAGCCTTGATAAAATTCGGGCACATTATGGTTTGAAGCCAAGCGATGCTTTTGATAAACTTTATCAAGTTTTGAATCAGGAGCAGCACCATGCGTAG
- a CDS encoding HIT family protein — protein MNELDEDCLFCKIIRGDVPSYTVFENDDVKAFLDLSQVNPGHTLMVPKKHITNFFDYTSEDARRFLQYIPEIANAIKKFDPKITGMNINTNNGSSANQVVMHSHIHFVPRFEGDGLKLATRNNADQYTEADYQKIADEIKAQF, from the coding sequence ATGAATGAATTAGATGAAGACTGTTTATTTTGTAAAATTATCCGTGGTGACGTTCCTAGTTACACTGTTTTTGAAAATGATGACGTCAAGGCTTTCCTTGACCTATCACAAGTAAACCCTGGTCACACCTTGATGGTTCCCAAAAAGCACATTACCAACTTTTTTGATTACACATCAGAAGATGCGCGGCGCTTTTTGCAATATATCCCAGAAATTGCCAATGCAATCAAAAAGTTTGACCCTAAAATTACTGGCATGAACATTAACACCAATAATGGTAGTAGCGCCAACCAAGTTGTGATGCACTCACACATCCACTTTGTTCCCCGGTTCGAAGGCGACGGTCTTAAGCTTGCCACACGCAACAATGCGGACCAGTATACAGAGGCTGATTACCAAAAGATTGCTGACGAAATTAAAGCCCAATTTTAA
- a CDS encoding peptidylprolyl isomerase PrsA, whose protein sequence is MKKYLKKAAAVIAVAGIALSTAACSNGGKTVASYKGGKITQNDYYNEMKKSQAGQSALANMIINHVLDQQYGSKVSKSQVNKQFDNYKKQYGSQFSAVLQQQGMTESSFKDNLKTTLLSEAALKDIKKISKSQEDKAWKSYQPKVTVQHILVAKKSTAEDIISQLKAGKSFKALAKKYSTDTGTKANAGKLPAFDSTDTSLDAGFKKAAFQLKTGEITKTPVKSQYGYHIIKMINHPAKGSFASHKKEIDNQIYQSMSQDQETMRDVIATVLKKADVSIKDNDLKNVLASYVSTSKN, encoded by the coding sequence ATGAAAAAATATTTGAAAAAGGCAGCCGCAGTAATCGCTGTAGCTGGAATTGCATTATCAACTGCTGCTTGTTCTAATGGCGGTAAAACTGTTGCTTCATATAAGGGTGGTAAGATTACTCAAAATGATTACTACAACGAAATGAAGAAGTCCCAAGCTGGTCAATCAGCTTTGGCTAACATGATTATCAACCATGTTTTGGATCAACAATACGGCAGTAAAGTTTCAAAGAGCCAAGTTAACAAGCAATTTGACAACTACAAGAAGCAATACGGTTCTCAATTTAGCGCTGTTTTACAACAACAAGGCATGACGGAATCAAGCTTTAAGGATAATTTGAAGACTACTTTGCTTTCCGAAGCAGCTTTGAAAGACATCAAGAAGATTTCAAAGAGTCAAGAAGACAAGGCTTGGAAGTCATATCAACCTAAAGTTACTGTTCAACATATCTTAGTTGCTAAGAAGTCAACTGCTGAAGACATTATCAGCCAATTAAAAGCCGGTAAGAGTTTCAAGGCTTTGGCTAAGAAGTACTCAACAGATACTGGTACTAAAGCAAACGCTGGTAAGTTGCCTGCCTTTGATTCAACCGACACAAGTTTAGATGCTGGCTTCAAGAAGGCAGCATTCCAATTGAAGACTGGTGAAATCACTAAGACTCCGGTTAAATCACAATATGGTTACCATATTATCAAGATGATTAACCACCCAGCTAAGGGTTCATTTGCTTCACACAAGAAGGAAATTGACAACCAAATTTACCAATCAATGTCACAAGACCAAGAAACAATGCGCGATGTTATCGCAACTGTTTTGAAGAAGGCTGATGTTTCTATCAAGGATAATGACTTGAAGAACGTTTTGGCATCATACGTTTCTACTTCAAAGAATTAA
- a CDS encoding HD domain-containing protein, with the protein MFRRLLDYNDGEELELVVLIKNSQLRHTKKGKLYLAMSFGDSSGEIRGNFWDANNQDAATFSAGTLVELNGRREEYQDQPQIKIYSLRVVGPEEGYDLKEFIKSAPEKIADMKEEINQYVFEILNPTWNRIVRYLLKKWDQRFFDYPAGKSNHHAVRGGLAFHTVSMLRDAKGIADNYQQVNRSLLYAGCILHDMGKVLELTGPAATQYTTEGNLIGHLVLIDEQIMMAAQDMKIDTESEDLLLLRHMVLSHHGKFEYGSPKLPALLEAELLHRIDDMDAAVYAITNALQHTRPGSFTDNIMSQGGRKFYRPKVDEPLSKSHKLE; encoded by the coding sequence ATGTTTAGACGCCTATTGGATTACAATGATGGTGAAGAATTAGAGTTAGTAGTTTTAATTAAAAATTCCCAGTTGCGCCACACCAAAAAGGGCAAGCTATATTTAGCAATGTCCTTTGGTGATAGCTCTGGAGAAATTCGTGGTAATTTTTGGGATGCCAATAATCAGGATGCGGCAACCTTTAGTGCTGGCACACTTGTTGAGCTCAATGGTAGACGCGAAGAATATCAAGATCAGCCGCAGATTAAAATTTATAGTTTACGAGTGGTTGGGCCAGAGGAGGGCTATGATTTGAAAGAATTTATCAAGTCAGCCCCCGAAAAGATTGCGGACATGAAGGAAGAAATCAACCAATATGTGTTTGAAATCTTAAATCCAACTTGGAACCGTATTGTGCGCTATTTACTGAAAAAGTGGGATCAGCGGTTCTTTGATTATCCAGCGGGTAAGAGCAACCACCATGCTGTTCGTGGCGGCTTAGCCTTTCATACGGTGTCGATGCTGCGGGATGCAAAGGGAATTGCAGATAATTACCAGCAGGTTAATCGGTCGCTGTTATACGCTGGCTGCATTTTGCATGATATGGGCAAGGTCTTGGAATTAACTGGGCCTGCTGCTACGCAATACACAACAGAAGGCAATCTTATTGGTCACTTGGTGTTGATTGATGAGCAAATTATGATGGCCGCACAAGACATGAAGATTGACACTGAGTCAGAAGACTTATTGTTGCTGCGGCACATGGTCTTGTCGCACCACGGTAAGTTTGAGTATGGTTCGCCAAAATTGCCAGCCTTGCTTGAAGCAGAATTACTGCACCGGATTGATGACATGGATGCGGCAGTTTATGCCATTACTAATGCCTTACAACATACACGGCCCGGCAGCTTTACTGACAATATCATGAGTCAAGGTGGACGCAAGTTTTATCGTCCTAAGGTTGATGAGCCATTAAGTAAGTCGCATAAGTTAGAATAA